TCAGAATTCAGCTCTTTACATCGGATAGATATTCCAGCTGCCCAGTTAAATCTCCTGTTCAGCAGCAGTGACTGGAGGGGAATGGCATGTACCAACCTTCCAGTGCAAGGGGGTTTGTGTAGAGATGCACAGGATAGGGAGGAGCAGATAAATGGAGGGGGTGGGAATAACTGGAAGAGGCAGTTTAACAGCCCTCACATTTAACTACACAAAAGAATTACAAATTTTAGTTACAAATTACAGTTCCTTTTGTTGCAATATTAAATTTCAATAAAAGGAGGAGCGTGGGAATTGATATTTTTAATGGTGGTGGGTTTACAGTGTACTATAGACTACTGAATCTTTACACATCCTGTGGTAATATCCTACAGAGTAGCACGATTCTAAATTGCCTCAAGCATACAGTCTGGGACCTGATTTTGGCCTTGAATTCCTTGCCTGAAGATTTCTCAGCTGCTCCTATTACCGAAAACCAGGTCCAAACATACCTACTTCCAAATAACTAAGAACCCTCCACAACAAAACACCAGGGCATTTTAAAGTCTAAACTGGTCAATTGGACTAAATTTCTAACCAACACTGGACATGAGTACTCTCACTCTACAGTGACCACAGAGCCAATACACTCCTGGGTTGGCTGCAATTATTCAGGTTGATTGTATTTCATTCACAAACTGTGGGTCTTAAATGTTGCCTTCAAAAGAGACAGGAGTCCCATTAATCTACCAGATTACACAGACTCTGGTAGACTGGTAGGTTGACGTAGGGAGGTCAGTGTACACAGGCAGGGAAGGAGATCTATGAGCAGATTTTAACATAATGGGGTGATTTGCAAAAAAGTTAAAACCAGATTACCAGTGAGTCATCTCCGAGCACCTCTTGTTCTACGTACTCAAATAAGAAACGATTACAGAGAAGCAGCCACTTTGGGCAGTAACCCAGGGTATTTACAAAATGTACAGGTCACTCCAGCTGCCTTATGACAGCCACCATCTCATCGGGGGGAGCAGTGTTGACTTTTCATCCAGTTTAAAAACAGTCTGGAGTCTCCACAGGCTCCAAGTTTTGAGTCCCAGCTTTCCAGCAGTTAAAAGTTACAGGTGTCGGGGGCTAGGGTGCCCATTATGATATAGTTTCTGTTTGATATGCACCATATTCCCCGCTGAGTCCTCATACTGCCGGTGGGAACGTCTCCTAAAGTCCTTCAGATTACATAACCTTGGGATCCAGGACCAGGAATTATctgcaaaagaaaatgaaacagcaTCTCAGCAAAATTTACCCTCGCACCAGCGCCCGAACCAACCTCCCTCAGTCCGGATTCACCTCTCCCAGCGCCCTAACCACCCTCCCTCAGTCCGGATTCAGCTCTCCCAGCGCCCGAACCGCCCTCCCTCAGTCCGGACACACCTCTCCCAGCACCCGAACCGCCCTCCCTCAGTCCGGACTCATCTCTTCCAGAGCCCGAACCGCCCTCCCTCAGTCCGGATTCAGCTCTCCCAGCGCCCGAACCACCCTCCCTCAGTCCGGACACACCTCTCCCAGCACCCgaaccgtcctccctcagtccggACTCATCTCTTCCAGCGCCCGGACCGCCCTCCCTCAGTCCGGATTCACCTCTCCCAGCGCCCGGACCGCCCTCCCTCAGTCCGGACTCACCTCTCCCAGCGCCCGAACCGCCCTCCCTCAGTCCGGACATCCGGACTCACATCTCCCAGCGCCCGAACCGCCCTCCCTCAGTCCAGACTCACCTCTCCCAGCGCCCGAACCACCCTCCCTCAGTCTGGACTCACCTCTCCCAGCGCCCGAACCGCCCTCCCTCAGTCCGGACTCACCTCTCCCAGCGCCCAAACCGCCCTCCCTCAGTCCGGACTCACCTCTCCCAGCGCCCGAACCGGACTCACCTCTCCCAGCGCCCGAACCGGACTCACCTCTCCCAGCGCCCGAACCGCACTCCCCTCTCCCAGCACCCGAACCGCACTCCCTAAATCTGGATTCACCTCTCCCAGAACCCGACCCACCCTCCCTCAGTCCGGATTCACCTCTCCCAGCACTTGAACCGCCCTCCCTCGGTCCGGAGTCACCTCTCCCAGCGACCAAACCGCCCTCCCTCAGTCCGGATTCACCTCTCCCAGCGCCCTAACCGCCCTCCCTCAGTCCGGATTCACCTCTCCCAGCGCCCGAACCGCCCGCCCTCAGTCCGGACTCACCTCTCCCAGCACCCTAACCGCCCTCCCTCAGTCCGGATTCACCTCTCCCAGCGCCTGAACCGCCCTCCCTCAGTCCGGACTCACCTTTCCCAGCGCCCGAACCGCCCTCCCTCGGTCCGGATTCACCTCTCCCAGCGCCCGAACCGCCCTCCCTCAGTCCGGATTCACCTCTCCCAGCGCCCGAACCACCCTCCCTCAGTCCGATGCACCTCTCCCAGCGCCCGAACCGCCCTCCCTCAGTCCGGATGCACCTCTCCCAGCGCCCGAACTGCCCTCCCTCAGTCCAGAATCACCTCTTCCAGTGTGAGTCTCGCTGAATCCAATCCAGCCCAACACAGCATGAGGTCTGGACAAATCAGACTGACCAGGACAAACCAATCACAGGTTTTAATGCCTTCGAACTTTGATGAATCTATTCCCCAGAATCTGTTCAAACTTGATTTCTGAATCAAGCGGGCCCCAGTGTGGGTCAGTGTAGGGGAGAGTTAAGTTGGTGAACCCAAAGGATTTAGAAATGAGGATAAGTTTTTGGTGCAGACACATGTACATTCAAAAAGCTGgcccacctccccaccaccttctcgtCAATAGCCCACTCACCGTAACGCCGGCTTGTCCTCCAGGCCCTGACAACACAGTGAAGGACACCATCCATCCACACCAGGAACCAGCTGATACAGAAGCCCAGCAGCAGACCCAGCATCAGGTCAATCTCCTGCTTTGTCACATTGTCCGTCACAAAGTAATTTTCTGAGGAATCGACCACGGACTGATCAGCATCGTAGGGAATTACATAGTGAATGTGGTGCCTATAAGAAAGTGGGGGAGAGAGTTAGAGGTAGATAAGGCTAGAAGAGCAGACAGACAGTACTCAGAGAGCTGGGAGATGGCTAGTAGAGTGGAGGGGGTGGGGCATGTGGAAGAGGGAGGTGTGGGGCAGAAGGGGAATTCTAATGTGGGGGCAAGAGTCTGAAAGGAGGGGAGAGaatgagggagggaaagggaggggcaattgtgggggggaggaggagggtacAAGAATATAGGGGTAAGGACAGGAGTatggggagtgggggaaggggctaatgtgtgagggaggaggtgcagtGAGAAGGGTTGGAGGTGTAGATGAAAGGGATGAAACAGGGGTTGCAGAGGTAATGAAGATGGGAGGAGGAGAAGGTGGTGTGAGAAAAGAGTGATGAGGGACTTGGGAGGGTACAATGATAtgggggaagagggtggtggtgagagcAGAGCGCCAAGGCACAGGGCTCGTCATGAGTGAAGGGATAGAAAGGGACAGAAGGGTGGTGAATGTCGAAGGGATGGGGGTACACTTCAGTCAGGTCCCACTAACACCAAAGGAAGCTCCTTCCGCTGGTGCTGTGTGAGAGCAGGCTGTGTGGAAGGTGAGCACTTACCTTCCACAGTTGCAGTGACAGACCCGGTCTTCACCCCGTAAATGCGGGAGGATATAATTGTGGAATCGGTCCAACAGCGCGTTCATATCCACGATGCAAGCTATCGCCTGTAAAGAGCCGACAAGGTAGAGCAGCGTGAGGGAGAGCGGTATGAGTGAGCGTGAACCCGGACACAGCCGCCGGCTCCGAAAGCCTGGCCGCCGCCGCCAGCCTCATGCAAATTACCGCAACACACAGCATGCAGCAGGCGGGCCCCGGTGCTGCTTACCATCACCATGGACGTCCCCACCAACATGAAGATCATGGTGTTGGCGGTGAGGAGCATAAATCGCAGCCTCTGCTTCCTCCTGGCTGCGGGCAGCGTGTCCTCGGGCACCGCTTCACTCGGTGACCGCTCTCCCCCTGCTCTCagtggtggggagttgggggggaggtcggggggggggggtggtagtaGAAAAGAGAAGCGGGGACCAGTCCTCCCGGACCCTTGAACCgttcaccctcccctcccccgtccTCCCTCCTATCCCTACACAAACAGCAGCCCggcctccccaccacccccccccctactccccctcccctcgGAATCCCTCACATGCGCCACATTGCTGCCGAGGCTCTCTCCCTGCCGCAGTTACACATTGATCCGCCCCACAGTCGATAAATAATTCAGAGGCAGGGCTTAATTGGGAATGGGAGGCAGCAGCTGTAAAGTCTGGAGTCGGGCATGAAAGACCCTGAAAAAGCTGAGTATTTGGGGGGTAGGATGGGGTAGATCAGGAAGGTGGAGTTAtttctccccccctcccactaTAACGGTGGCTACAcagcgctctccccccccccccccccgcaagtGCTGACATTGCAGCGCCCAGGCACGGCTCTCTGTATAACTGTATGTGTTGCTCGTTCTGTATTCATCAGCACAGTACCGCTAGTATCAAACCCACAAACTAGCACCACACCGTGAACtattcctccccacccccacattaTTATTTTGTAAACATGTGAAGTGTGATGAttggagaaataaacagagaggaggCTGGGCTCTGACcaaggattttgttttaatgaagCTTCACGTTGGAACACTTTGCACCATCGTTAGATGGAGACTCTGTTCTACAAGAGAGATTCATTGAGACACGTTACAGGACCAGCGCCGAGCAGCGGTTCAAACTTAAAATAAACTATAAATTATATACAGATCAGCACCGCAGAGCCCACCGCCCCGCCCTCAGTAGAAGCAGACAGTGTGAAGGAAGGTCCGGCCGCTCTTCTCCTCCAGTTCCTGGATAAGCTCATCGATCTCATTCTCCATGTCTTCGGTCCGCTGGATCTAAACACAACCAACATGGCAAAAAGGTCAACGTTCAACAGCGGGATCGTGAAAGGACTGAGGCTGAGGAA
The sequence above is a segment of the Stegostoma tigrinum isolate sSteTig4 chromosome 28, sSteTig4.hap1, whole genome shotgun sequence genome. Coding sequences within it:
- the LOC125466787 gene encoding transmembrane protein 240 isoform X2, giving the protein MNALLDRFHNYILPHLRGEDRVCHCNCGRHHIHYVIPYDADQSVVDSSENYFVTDNVTKQEIDLMLGLLLGFCISWFLVWMDGVLHCVVRAWRTSRRYDNSWSWIPRLCNLKDFRRRSHRQYEDSAGNMVHIKQKLYHNGHPSPRHL
- the LOC125466787 gene encoding transmembrane protein 240 isoform X1, encoding MLLTANTMIFMLVGTSMVMAIACIVDMNALLDRFHNYILPHLRGEDRVCHCNCGRHHIHYVIPYDADQSVVDSSENYFVTDNVTKQEIDLMLGLLLGFCISWFLVWMDGVLHCVVRAWRTSRRYDNSWSWIPRLCNLKDFRRRSHRQYEDSAGNMVHIKQKLYHNGHPSPRHL